In Clupea harengus chromosome 23, Ch_v2.0.2, whole genome shotgun sequence, the sequence GATATGAAGTTTTCTTTGCCTCTcctggagaagaagaaaaaaattgcaaaCCCACTGAACACAGAGCTTCAACCTGAACGGTTTTCGACCCAAACGCTCAAGACATCCGACGGCATGATCCTCCTGCGCGTGGCGCTTCCAGCGTGCGATGACACACGCAGTACGAAACGGGACATGTACAAAAGGTGTCATAAAAATAGGCATAAAAGTTGTAATTTCTTTCATTGCTTAAgtgaccaaaacaaaacaaaacaacataaaaccctACCTTGCACCCTACACTCGCCTGACGAGCAGACATTCTTGATTGACTTACGGTACAAACATCTGAATATTAAGTATTCATATATAACCCCTCTAGAGTCAAACACGACTCTAGACCATATTGACCACTTCAAAAAGGCAGCGTCATGTCGATTACTAGCAAAGCTTtgttttctatctttttttcctttggtAACATTTTtctgtataaatataaatactctGCCACACCATTTCAATTGTTCTGAATAGAGTAGCTGTGCTAAAAAAACGAAAGGCTGTGCTTATTACTCTTTTTTTAAGTGTCTGTCGACAACACCTAGCTCCGGAAAGAAGGAAGACCTATAGTCAGCGCCAAAGCCAGTCTAGGAAAGATTAGCGCCATAGCTAAAGCTGCTCAAAGCCGCCATGGAGCTTCCTCGCCTCGTTCCTAACCTACGTCTGTTTGTAAGGTGTTCCTTGAGAAAGGTGCTTGCACGCACTGATGTCCAAATAACAGAACTAAGACAAAACAACTGTCTCCAGATATGgataaacaaagcagaaaaaataaaataaaatataatatgaaGTTTGGATAAGCAAAACAGCAACCACAGTAGATTCAAGATCCGGACAATGACAGCCAGTATTAAACCGTGTGGACAATTAACAGTCATCCGATTCAGAAATTACTCAAACTGAAGGAGAAAAAGTCTGTTAAATTAAAAcattgattctttttttcttccttcctctgttCCACGTCATGCCAAAGGACCGTAGAGAAAGTGCAGGTTGATTCAGCAAGGATGCAAAACAGTGACCCATGCAGGGACctgagaggatcagggagtcTTGTTGGGTGACCACATGGGTGATGGTCATCTGCAAACATTCAGACAGTTCCCCAGCACAAAAATGACAGAGGGACTgttacagtaagtgtgtgtgagtttcagcAACAGCAACGGCAAATGCGGTGTAACTAAAAATATGAACACCAAGAGATTtggtgagggaaaaaaaaagaaaagaaaaattaattgaattaaaaCGAATTAAAAGAAAATATCTAAAATGAAAGGCTaaaagagcatgagagagaatgaaaaaaaaaaaaaacatgcatgttGATATAAGGGTGGACTGTTGCTacgagatgcacacacacttctctgtggTTGTGCGAGTGTcaggtacagtatatgtgtgtgagggaggaggagcaggaggtgaggggggggtcAGTTAGTCCTCCGCAGCCATGACCTGCCAGACAATGAGGTGGCTCCGCTCAGCTTTGGCCAAGTGGGGCTGCAGCTTTAGTGCGGGCTCCACCTCCTCAGACTCCCCGGCTTCATCACcttgagagagtgggggagggagagagaaagaaagaaagaaagaaagaaagaaagaatgagacagaggcagcatcctgagtgtgtgtgtctccgctcacccattctgagtgtgtgtgtgtgtgtgtgtgtgtgtgagtgtgtgtgtgtgtgtgtgtccactcaccCATTCTGAAGTCGATGTAGCCCTCTCCTCCGCTCATGACCAGGACGGACTTGCCCAGCTCCTGATTCGCAACTTCTGACGAGGGCTTatccccgcccccctccccacctgcTGCTGCGGAGGGAATCACCTGACCTGTGacggacacacagaaacatcagtCAGAAATGAGCAGCGCTCCAGGTGCTACATTGCAACCGCAAGCCCACTCTTCCTCCCCGCATATAATGATGGTAAGACAGTCGTCAGACAAAATACTACCACCCTATGAATTTTATCAAAGATACATTTCTCAGGACTTGACTAATGCAGCTCAGCACTCAAGTATATGAACAGGGACAAATGGTTTGTATTTGGCTCAGCACCCCAGTACAGGGACTTGTAATAAAGATTATAAAAAAAGCATCACTATCCAACATCTTCTTCAGTGTTTAGTATGTTCTGTGAATggatgggaacacacacacacacacacacacacacacacacacacacacacacacacacacacacacacacacacacacacacacacacacacacacacacacacacacacacaaagtgactcGCACTCTTATAGCTCTGCAGCTCTCCCCACAGCCCTCCTGAGTTACCAAAGGCATTCAGCCCTTTGGCGACTGATACAGTGAGATCTCTGTGCCGTGGGGCCTGGGCTCGGTGGTTACCTGGCACGGCGCAGAAGAACTTCACGGCATCCCGGTGGCCATGGAAACAGAGCTGGGCATGAGCCATGGAGCAGTAGGGGACGAAGGTCGCGGCCGTCACTTTGTCGCTGTTCTCATCGCCATAGACACGGATGACGCTGCCGGGCTGCTTCCCTGTTCCCGAGGAGAGTTTGTTGGCTGTTTttaggggaagagagagagagggggggttcaCAAGGGTTCCATTATATTGCGCTCCGTATGGGAAATACAAGCATTCCAGCATCCTTAAACCAAAATGCTTGAGAGTAATACAAATACACCTATGTATATTGTGATAATTCATATAAAATTGAGTTTAATGAATTCATCTCCACCGTTCTCATGACAAAGTTTGGCAATGCAAAAGTTAAACTGTATACACTATTGAACTTCTTTACAAATGCAGCTGCAGCAAAGCTCTGAACGTTATGGTATATTATCAGTAAGTTCAGTTCTGCATGGGATGGAGACTTACTCTCTGTCAGGGGGATGGAGATGATGACTCCGTTCCCCGTGCCGACCCACAGGCGTTTACAGGACACCATCAGCGCCGTGATCCGCACAAAGGAGAAGCCCAGCTTCCCAGTGCCTGTGGAACCCAAtgtggaaacaaacacacacaaacacacacgtcacaaaCTTTTCAGCCACACCTACAGCTGTGAACGAGTAAAAGGTTAACTGGTCTTGCCCAACATGCCCTTGactttgagagagtgagtgggcgagagagagtgagagggaaaaggggagagaaatggtgtgtgtgtgtgtgtgtgtgtgtgtacgtgcgtgtgtgtgtgtgtgtgtgtgtgtgtgtgtgtgtgtgtgtgtgtgtgtgtgtgtgtgtgtgtgcgggtatgCACACGTTCACTCACCCAGCATCTTGCTGACGTAGGGCTCGATGTCCACGTCCTGCAGGTGCTGGTAGGTGTGGGCGTGGTAGAGGCGCAGCGTGGAGTCCAGCCGGATGGACACCCAGATGCCGTCACCCTCCCAGGCCAGCTCCCGCACCTGGCTCTCCTTCCGGGGGTGGGCATCGAACGATTTCTGTGAACGACCACTGCTGAGTTACATCATGCTGCAAAGTCAGGTCAAGCTGCGACTGACGTGTGTATATTTGCCAAATACTAACAGTCACTTGTTGCCAGACACTTCTCCTGACTGAGATAAAAAAATCTAGAAAGTGAACATTGAGCAAAATGCAAAATGCTGAAATGTCATCTTGCACATTGTCCTAACAACATCCAACGCAACAACTAAATCAGATCAATTCCATTGCTTTCAGTTAGAACATCCTAACTGGCTGCAAGCAACTTTGTGCAGCGTGATGTTTGAGCTCAAAAGTTGTTGAACGTCCTGTTGATGCTCGTGTTGGCATATGGATCTCAACACACAAATTCATGATGGATAGTTTTTTGGTTATAACGTGACGAAACAGACGTCAGTGCGGTCAGCTAGTCGGACAGTCGGATACGGTTAGGACATGGTGTTAGAGTGCGAATGATACTGTGTGATTGGCAGGAAGTCACAGTCAGTATTTGTCCTGTCTGAGGTAGAAATCTAGAGAGGGAACTTTGCTATGCAACAGATGCGTATATCCAGCTTGCCAGAGTCGTAAATCTAGGGCGACTCAAGAGTGGAAAACCAGAGGGAAGACCTGCGTGGTCTGAGGTAACTCATAACTCCTTTCAACAGATGGAGGCACCTCAGGCTAGAGCCCTAAAACCAGGCAATGCAACAACAGGTGTGCGCAGATATGTGTGTGCTATCTGACGTTTTTTTATGCAATAGGAAGCGGTGTCTCgtaaaaacatgttttgttaACTTCACACGGCCAATCTCTACGGAGACTTTTCATAAGCTGGCAGGGGACAGGTAAGGAACCATCTGTTCATACAACACGGTATAGCGCGCTACCTCAAACATGAGAGGTCAAGTAAAGCAACTTACCCTTGCCTAACCCtcttagtgagtgagtgagtctgtgtgtgcgtgtgtgagactcTCACCTCGATTCTCATGGCCTTGGGCTGCACCACATAGATCTTGTTGCGGTAGCCGCACCACACCTTGTCGTGGACCACGGTCATGCAGCGGATGGAGTGATGTGGCCGGCCCAGGTCCAGCAGGTGGTAGTTGGTCAGGTCCCACTGCCCGTCTATGGACGAGGGAGACACAAGCAAAAGGCTACTGAGAGGTGGGCCTGGTGACAGTGTGTCTGGTCTTAtaacgttttttttccccagccaTATTGGAGTGACTACTCAGgccttgtgttgttgttgttgttgttgttgtgagcgTGTTGGCACTAACTACTGAGAGCATGCCTTTAAGGTTGTACGGGAGAAGCGCTTACCTTCCCCTCGGTGGAAGATGGCAAGAGTTCCATCGGCCAAGGCCACCAGGACACGACCTTTAACATGACTAGAGGAGAAAGGTCACACACAATAGACACCCAAAATAAGTGAGAGTAAACAGAGTAAAGATCTTACGATATTATCTGTTTTTACCATTTTAAATGCATTAACCCAACACGGAttaccagtgtgtgtttctatggggTTCAAAAATGTTGCGGTGATTATCTTTGGACGTTCACAGAAAACATCGACAGATAAATTCATCTACATGATGATAAATACACTTCACTaaacgcgaccgataaaagctCCGTGGGGAAAACAGAAGGATTCATGTTTCTCTACTCACACGATGCCCAAGACAGAATCTTTCAGCTTGATGGAGTGTAGACACTTCTTCCACTGAGCCACTGCCGAGTGGACATACACACTAGAACAGAACCGACAAAACCACAGTTAGAACCACCACACACAGTTGGAACTCGCTCACACAGCAATTATGGGTCACATCCCCCTGTGACCGATCGACTTTAACTGATCGACTGTGACCGATCGACTTTGACCGATCGACTTTAACTAATTAACTGTAACTGATCAACTGTAACCGACGGCCAGCCACTCACCAGCCGTTCTGGGCCCCTAACCACATGGTGGGCAGGACGCTGCTCATCTTGCTGGCCTCCTCCCTCATCAGGTCTTTCTCATCTGGGGACGAGCTCGTCCCGTCCTTCACCAGGTCATTCTCCCTACGGCCCAGACAGACCAAAGAGGACGCAGACCACTTAGATCAGATATCAAACACCATAAACAGTTAACTCCGACGATCAGATCTTGTGACCACGCTTTGAGATACTTCCTTTCTTTGGAACGACTATGCATCATGCGTTTTGGCGCGCTTCTTGAATTATTACCCACGTTTCTTCACCCTAACTGTTACAGGTTTAGAGTGTGTCTTCACACCCCCTTTCTGTGctctacttcacacacacctctgagtgTAGGAGGATGGCGTCTCCGGTGAAGTCTGCACGCCCAGTGGGTCGGTGAACACGTGTTCCGTGTACATGCCCGGGGTGAGGTCCAGCACGTGGCCGCCCTCTCCTAACGGCAGACCGCTCTCTGTGGCCTCAGTGGCCTCCTCAGGAGACACGATAACTGgaggagacagacggagagaatTAGAGTTATGTTTGTACAACACGATAACTGGTGGAGACGAACGGAGAGAAATAGTATGGAGTTATGTTTGTACTCTAGATCTCTAGGTGGCCTCTTCAGGAGACACTATAACTGgaggagacagacggagagaatTAGTATGGAGTTATGTTTGTACATCTCTACATCTCTGGATTGGTATACATTTTACAAGCATTACTTCTCGCCatcacatgcatacaaatgaTTATGTGCTTACAAATGCTTTAAATGTCTTTCTTATGGCTTATCGTGTGTTTGTCTATTAGCATATTCTTtgctttgacaaaaaaaaaaaacactgtttgggCGTAATAAAGACTTTTTGAGTTTTAACTCAGAGAAAATTGATGTAGAGAGCACTCAGACTTTCATTCAAAAACTATTTTTAATTCTTCTACGCATTTACTCAATCCAGCCATTTCACCAGCACTTAAAGGCTTgccaaaagaagaaaaaaaaaaaaaagactaaaagaaACTAAAATGTAGCAAGACAGTTTGCCATGTCTCTAATGTCACTTCTAAGCACTGTATGATTCTCATGAGAAACACTTCCTCCCCTTCTAAGAGACTTTGGCAGACGGAGCAGAGAAATGGGACTTgggcagggagagacagagatgagtggGGAAAGTCCCTTAGAGCCACTTAAAAGATGTATCCATTTTTGTATGTAGGGCAACAAACTTGCATGTCTCTAAATACAAGATGTACATCCCTATATGCTCAACGTCCCCATCCATCCTCCTTACAAGCCTTTGATTAcatctcgctctgtctctctcgctcctgttctctcgctcttgctctctctcgctctgtgtgtgtgtgtgtctgtgtgtgtgtgtgagaaaggagaagagactCAAATTCAGGCATTTTTAAAGACCATAAACAGTGTACTTTCACCTTCACTCTTACCGGTGTCCGTGTCCAGGACAGAGGTGCACACTGTCTGGGGGATGGCCACCGCTCCCTCCCCTGAGCCGCCCACCGCCAGCAGGCCATCCAGCGTGCCCTCCGAGGCCCCGGCGGAGCTGCCGTCACTGCCCGCTGCTGTGGCAGCTCCGGCCTGGCTGGCGCCGTCTCCCTGCTCCCCTTCCTGCTTGGGGATCTGCTCCCCCATAGGGTAGTCGGTCTCTCGCGCCCCTGtggccaaacacagacacagaaatatatGAAGGGATGACCGATGGCAAACGGGCAACTACAGCAATGTTCTTTAAACAAATGGGTCATCTCCGTGTGGGAACTCATTAGGGCATCATCTGCCACCCATGGATGAATGTTCGGATAGCTGAAAGAACACTAGGAACCAGAGATCACTGGCGACAGTGGTTGAAAAGGAAGTGGTAAAGGGCCTTTGCTTTTAGTTTGAGTTTATAGGGTCGTAATTTCtggtaggaaaaaaaaaataaactttaaaaatgaaatttagtaaacaaaataaaaaatgtttaaaaaaaaaaaaagtacgaaTACAAATGAAAAGCATCTCTTTAGATATAGAACACCTCACAGTTAATTTATTCCACATCCATATGGCAGTGTACACAGCTTACCAAGGTCATCAGGCCAGAAGATAGATCAAGTATCTGCAAGCACTGCAGAGACTtgggagcgcacacacacacacacacacacacacacacacacacacacacacacacacacacacacacacacacacacacacacacacacaccatcctcttCAGTTTCCTGACCTGGCACGCTGGCGATGCAGATGACGTGTGAGTTGCAGACAAAGAGGTTCTCCAGGATGATGCCGGGCTGGTTGGCGTCGATGACGATGACTTTGGTGGTGCCCTGCGCGCTGGTGCAGATCCACACCAGGCTGGacagctcctcctgctgccgcagctccttctcctgctcctgagGCCGGAAGGCACATGCATTAGGCCggaagcatacacacaaacacatatacacgtacaaacacacacatacatacgtacgtacaaacacacacacacacacacacacacacacacacacacgtgtaaaaagtgtgaaatatgagAAAAAACTGAAACAGGCATTGTTCACATTGTgcaaacacacccccccccccccccccccaattactCGCTCAGTCCTAGAtcgatatagagagaaagagaactgactagagtgagtgtatgcaagtgtgtgcttatgtgtgcatcaatgtaaatgtgtgcaaCCTTTAGTTCCTGCTCCAGTCTGTCCAGGCTGTTCTGGGACCCTTTACTCGGCAGGGGGCTGAGACAGACGGCGTCTCCTGACACGTCCTTATAGAACACACTCGCCCCCACGATGGAGCCACCGTCTCGCGTCTTCCCAGCGGTCAGGTTCACTCCGGCCGCACACCAgagctactcacacacacacacatagatacatacagacacatacacacacacacacatacacacaaatacacatgcgcacatgcaGTTATTTAGTTGCTCCTCAGAGATACATTTCCACTGCAATGGCCGTATAATTTTACATCCACTTTTAGTTCTGACACCTGAAAGCAGTCCCTGAAATGTTACCCAATCTGTTTAAAAATTATTCCGACACTTATATGTCACTGAATGTCACACATAATCTGCACCCAAACAAAGGTGCTTTCACTAAtctaaatctaatctaatctgatCTAATCTAATCAGCGCTACACCCAAGATGGATGGGCTTTCCTGTTAATAATCCAGAGCCATACTTAGAATGAGAGGCCTGTCAGTGGTGCTCACCTTCATGGAGGCGTCTCTCTCGTCCAGCGGCCGCAGGTAGACGGGCACCGGCAGGTTCTTCATCTTGCCCTCCTTCTGCACGCCACCGTTAACCTGAGGAACCAGGAAcagaagagtgtgagtgtgagtgtgtgtgtgtgtgtgtgtgtgtgtgagatcgagcgagaaagaaagatgacaaTGGTTTTTGACACAAAACTCATGTATGATGAAAATCATCAAGAACTACTCTGACTAATTAGTGCcagtaaaacacatttaagtttTCATTTAATGAGGTGTGTTCAGGAACAcctgtagcccccccccccctcacacctccCATGTGGAGATGAAAACCttctcatgtcatgtcattgcATTATTACATTTGCACCCAGTAAGAATAGTATGTTTGGTCTGCTAGTTGTCCTTAACTTCTTCTTTACTATGGCGGTTACCCAGCCCTGAAGACTGATTTCAGATGAAGTGCAGAGCACATCCCTCTTCACAGCAGATCCCTAATCCTTGTATTTCTTCTAATCATCTCCTTTGTTGTTGGAACATTGAAATTTGCCTTGAAATATCTTCCACTTCAAGCGGCTCTACTTCTGCATTCTATGGATCCCGTATATCCCGTGTAAAGAAGTGGATATGGGTCTCTGTAACGATCCCATCACAGAGACGCGAGAGGGTGAGCACCTTGCATTTCTGGGGGAGGCTCCAGCCGTAGGCCTGCACACGGCCGTCCTCCTTCTGCACGTGGGCTTTCACCTGCTGGTACTGAGCCCTCTTCTGCTCACGGCGAGACGCCAGGTTACCCGTCTCCGGCctggcacagaacacacacacacacacacacacacacacacacacacacacacacacacacacacacacacacacacacacacacacacacacacacacacacacacacacacacacacacacacacacacacacacacacacacacacacacacacacacacacacacacacacgggttaaggcagggttcttgcaccatttcaaaagtaaaatgtaatgctttttaagactttttaaagacctcaacaaatataatttaagacccaaaaatgtcacaatttctttggaatactcaattcaggggtgcaaactcatcagggaagaaaaaggtgacaacgatgcgaaccccctaggagagtctggggcatgctccccggggaatatattttatatataagaacattttgcacattttaaagttcaatgcatcaatctggtagcctggatgccagacgaacttagccacgcccacacattttttggtcgggaagttcggtctggtgtcgctccgttggggagaaattatctcctcacaaaaatctgtgaggagatagatagaccaatcaaattgtcagggcgggctttatacgatgatggacatatgatcaaccctaacgtaatcaaccacgtcaccaaagagcttttggggtgaattcgtttttcaacaaacatggctgccgttggagagctgaaatgtggaaattcgagtctgttttagaagacattgacagcacattcattttgaaagaggaacagagaaacgcgatcaaggcatttgtcgatcgaaaagatgtttttgccgtccttcctacgggatccggtaaaagtttaatgtatcagctggccccatggtctacgttatggtcatactacgttgctctgattggttctagatatatccaattgagcgaagaggcattttttttcctggttcggttgaaacacgccccataatcacagtccaacggagcggtatcagactcatattctgactagaattatgagtatgtcATCGTCAGGctatcaatctggtgcactttgacaacaaaattatgaggctagatctatttagaactttgtgctgttgtaaacaattttgtgctctggtaacagtttaatcataaacattcctgtgttgaatgttgcacgggcacaggccaacccaacctgcctctagttgagccacagtaatggcatcctcctcctaaaattctctcattctgaaaacactgaagtaggagagtggcaagtttgttcagttgcagtcaagcgcccggcagtagaaaacgggtcagtgtttcagattacagattacatagggacgtgtggtcaggggaggcagagcctcataaaaagtaaaaaactaaataaatattaatgtgtatctactgatctgtgctttaaataaaatgtttgtatgattccgataatttttataatcaaaatcgctgaatttgaccatgtcctgttcaaacagaggcgactcgcgaggtgaggcagcaacgagctgcgcctcatctcagattgtgcaatccctcacacactgggttgagcacatgccttttgctttctcattgtttgtcatcactgaaatatttgtagacactgttattatatgtcgtttgtatccatagaataggtaatgtaatgtatttcacgtatgtgaagaagctatttagtcttgctgatctgtcataaaaccacagtgaaaaagcacatatgggaggcaaacctaacctctgcctcaatgaagggggcgtgcgagagcctggaaaatggtcttccaatccagtgaagtgataaatacataatgggagaccaatgccagagctaaaaggtttgcttcaaacgacaggacagaagataactttagcagctaaactccggaccaaactcgcctgacggccatgtcttttatgtacatttttcggcgttttcacgttaagatttgtcaaaagttaccgagaaaagacactgtactatccgataacaccgttgacaccgtcaacatatgaaacgaaactggggagagactttttgatcctccacctcatctgttttgtccactgtgacatcttctttgtttttaaataaatggtcatgttttcaaaaaactggctttcgtcgcttttctccatgattgaaaacggatctgtcgttgtgacgcatgcgcgcgcggcttcgctgtcgacagcagtcgacagtgtcgcaaaatgacgcatgcgcaatgtgagggactacgatcccccaaaggactaccatcgtgtagcgacactgactttagcacgttagcctacgttagatagcataacgttattgcagcgtaccaacgttacacgttaccgtaaatgccatcttaaaaagaagagatacccaagtgtgtgtgtgtgtcgaacctcacatcgaccaccgcgtaatggcgacacgcagcctgacgtcagcGTCTGTAGCCGACGTACCGTAAACAGCTATTACATTGCGGAgactcatttcacacaatactaaatgaatcaactattagatgttttacgaagcgccactgtgctttctcatcgtcattaagcgcaccggcaaaaaaatgaatacctacagcaactttacgtgaaatttaagacaatttaagaccttaattacccgaattttaatttaagacattttaagactttttaaggacccgcgggaaccctgTAAGGGTCAAACCTGCCTTACATTCCACTCTTCCAGTTGGATGCAGGTGAGCTGTCTTCCACAACACTTGTTTTGTTCACTTACTGTACATACTGATGTGTTATACTACATAGTTGATGTTGATGACAAAGAAGATGTTTTCTTGCATGTGATGTTCAGAGGTCAGGCCGTCGTGGTAAGTCACCAATTAACGGcgcaaggaatttaacatcggCCCTGTGTACTGCTGAAATTACGTCCAATATAGTGCTACTATGTAGGGTTTCACATTGATTACTCCATTACACATACTCTAAGTTGTGGTCTATGCTGGCGCACACAAGGACACTTAGCAGTAAATCAATCTCTGAAGTGACAGTGACATTAAGCAAGGCTTCTTCAGCAGCTTTAAGTCAATGGTGAGAGCCCATTAAACTTTATCCATCTCTACTTTActcctttcaccctctctctctactccaccATCCTGGTCTTTCACTCCGTGGCTCTGAGGCGATGGTGGTACTCACTCCTCGTTGAGGAAGTCGAAGGCCTTGGACTTGTCGCTGGGCAGCTGGGCCAGGGTGCTGCTCCTCTTCTTCACGGTGGGCACCACGTGTGAGGTCGGAGCGTTGTACTTCAAGTTCACCGGGGCTTCCGGCTTCTTGGCTGCCGCGCCCGAGGACGAACTGAAGAGCCGACTAAAActagaaatgaagagagagcgaggggaggaaagggcgagagggagagagagagagagaagagggatagagagaaagagagacacatacagacagactgctAGGGATGCGGACACAAGacacagcagtagcagtagtagttagaggtcaagggtcaaatgTTAGGGATTGGGCAAGGGGTCAGGGCCCTCCAACACATACTGCAcattccccacacacacgcgtagcaccaacaccccaccccacctcacctcacctacaCTTGTAGCAGCCCCCTCAGAACTAGAGCCATGCTTTCAGGATCCAGGGTCATTGCAGTATTATGCACTGGGCACGTCACCACTTCATTGTGACGGCATCTTCATCCAAACAATATGCTGCTGGCTGATGTGCCTTTACTGTCTCTTCTATAGTCCCTTTCACTCACTATTCCTAGGATGAACCAAGCCCATTCTTCTGAGCTGACATCTCAGTCTACAGCCTGAATTAAAATCACAACATGCCACTACCATTGTCTTGACTAAGAATAAAGTTTTCCTGAGTATAACCTCTACATCTCTACATCAGTAAAAAGACTAAAACCCTCATATCTTAAGAGGATGATCCCTCATCTTCTCTCAGTTTTCTGAAAAACAAGTTTTTCcctcgctcccccccccctccccacacaccttCTGCAGACGCACAGGACAACACAtggcaggagacagagaggacacaggagaatacagagcaggagagaaggtAGCTTTTAAAACAAGGGCATTTCACCTCCATCGACAACAAACCAACCGCCAGCCCAAACCCAATTGAACCAACCAACCACGTCAAATCCATTCCATACCCACGTCAAACCAGGCCTAAACCCATTCCAAACCCACAGCAAAAACCCACAAA encodes:
- the spag9b gene encoding C-Jun-amino-terminal kinase-interacting protein 4 gives rise to the protein MELEDGALYQDDSGSSAMMSERVSGLASSIYREFEHLIGKYDEDVVKELMPLVVAVLENLDAVFAENQEHEVELELLKEDNEQLVTQYEREKALRKGVEERYIEYEDLQEQERKDLQSRVLLLEAQRRQSELKFKNYAYQISRLEEREAELKKEYNALHQRHTEMIHSYMEHLERTKIQQMGVEPAESGPVGRVRKERPVSLGIFPLPGGETLTPDLRRDIVETPETGTWRHNNVSHPRSNTSLQLEEDEPPRPGEGKVPLEAWENTLEETQDELSDASRGGSKSATPMSNAMASVDTPRAEEANGLNRTLDGSDRKPDNSRNFTVQEGTGTGTGTGTGMGTGTGTGTGTGMGTGTGMGTGTGTGTCTGTGTGAGMGTGTGTGTGTCTGTGTGMGTGTGTGTVPGTVPGTVPGTGTGTNTTSSEENAEQKSEVQAIIESTPELDMDLSGCKGSSTPTKGIENLAFDRNTESLFEELSSAGTDLIGDVDEGADLLGKRAIGGISLSLGSGMGREVEHLIQENTQLLETKNALNVVKNDLIARVDELACEKDVLQGELEVIRTAKDKLEEKNKELEEEMKRVRAEVEEAKGKTKEDDDSDVPTAQRKRFTRVEMARVLMERNQYKERLMELQEAVRWTEMIRASRENPNMTEKKKSSIWQFFSRLFSSSSGAAAKKPEAPVNLKYNAPTSHVVPTVKKRSSTLAQLPSDKSKAFDFLNEEPETGNLASRREQKRAQYQQVKAHVQKEDGRVQAYGWSLPQKCKVNGGVQKEGKMKNLPVPVYLRPLDERDASMKLWCAAGVNLTAGKTRDGGSIVGASVFYKDVSGDAVCLSPLPSKGSQNSLDRLEQELKEQEKELRQQEELSSLVWICTSAQGTTKVIVIDANQPGIILENLFVCNSHVICIASVPGARETDYPMGEQIPKQEGEQGDGASQAGAATAAGSDGSSAGASEGTLDGLLAVGGSGEGAVAIPQTVCTSVLDTDTGKSEVIVSPEEATEATESGLPLGEGGHVLDLTPGMYTEHVFTDPLGVQTSPETPSSYTQRENDLVKDGTSSSPDEKDLMREEASKMSSVLPTMWLGAQNGCVYVHSAVAQWKKCLHSIKLKDSVLGIVHVKGRVLVALADGTLAIFHRGEDGQWDLTNYHLLDLGRPHHSIRCMTVVHDKVWCGYRNKIYVVQPKAMRIEKSFDAHPRKESQVRELAWEGDGIWVSIRLDSTLRLYHAHTYQHLQDVDIEPYVSKMLGTGKLGFSFVRITALMVSCKRLWVGTGNGVIISIPLTETNKLSSGTGKQPGSVIRVYGDENSDKVTAATFVPYCSMAHAQLCFHGHRDAVKFFCAVPGQVIPSAAAGGEGGGDKPSSEVANQELGKSVLVMSGGEGYIDFRMGDEAGESEEVEPALKLQPHLAKAERSHLIVWQVMAAED